The following are from one region of the Salmo salar chromosome ssa27, Ssal_v3.1, whole genome shotgun sequence genome:
- the acot13 gene encoding acyl-coenzyme A thioesterase 13 (The RefSeq protein has 1 substitution compared to this genomic sequence), with amino-acid sequence MVTLSLNSLKTIMRAMVDSPGFDRVLSKVDIVTASPGKVVCEFKVEEEHTNRGGTLHGGLTATLVDVISTTAIMYTERGAPGVSVDMNITYMNAAKMGEDVLITATVLKQGRTPAFATVDLTSKASGKLIAQGRHTKHLGS; translated from the exons ATGGTTACTCTGTCTTTAAACTCGTTAAAAACAATTATGCGGGCGATGGTGGACAGTCCGGGGTTTGATCGAGTTTTAAGTAAG GTGGACATTGTAACAGCCAGCCCAGGGAAAGTGGTGTGTGAGTTTAAAGTGGAAGAGGAGCACACAAACCGAGGGGGCACCCTTCACGGGGGTCTGACAGCAACGCTGGTCGACGTCATCTCCACCACTGCCATCATGTACACGGAACGGGGGGCACCCGGTGTCAGCGTGGACATGAACATCAC GTACATGAACGCCGCCAAGATGGGTGAGGATGTGCTGATCACAGCCACTGTGTTGAAGCAAGGACGGACCCTGGCGTTCGCTACTGTAGACCTCACAAGCAAAGCCTCTGGGAAACTCATCGCACAAGGAAGACACACAAAGCACCTTGGGAGCTAG